The Mucilaginibacter sp. PAMB04168 genome contains the following window.
AGCATTGCTATTGATGATGCCTTTTTAAGAGATGCTGATAAAGAAGAGTTGGAAGAACTGCTCGTAATTGCTGTAAATAAAGCGCTTGAGCAAGCCGAAAACGTAAGCCAAGCCGAAACAGCGGCCATGACCAAAGAAATGTTTGGCGATTTGGGCAGCATGTTTGGTAAGTAATATCTAACCGAAAGTTCCCTAATTTCCGGTAGCAAACATTGTATTCAAATGCATGTTTAAACAACAAGTTATACATTTGCAGCATAAATCAAATTAGCACTTATGAAACTCACCTATTACGGACACTCTACCGTTGAGATACAAACGGGTGGAAAAACCCTGTTGTTCGACCCATTTATTACACCAAATGAACTGGCTAAGCATATTGATATTAACCAGCTAAAGCCAGATTACATATTAATTTCGCACGGGCACGGCGACCACGTGGCCGATTTACTGCCCATTCAAAAAAACAGCGGCGCCAAGGTGATCTGTATTGCAGAGATAGCTGCCTGGTTAGGCAACCAGGGCGTGGCCGATGCGCATGGCATGAACATTGGTGGCAGTTTTAACTTTGATTTTGGCCGTGTTAAAATGGTATACGCTTTACATTCCAGCTCTATGCCAGATGGCAGCTACGGCGGCGTACCGGCAGGCTTTGTTATATATGCCGAGGGTAAAAAGATTTACTTTGCAGGTGATACAGCGCTTACCTATGATATGAAGCTACTGGCCGAAGAGGAGTTAAGCTGGGCAATATTGCCAATAGGCGATAACTATACCATGGGTATTGATGACGCCATTAAGGCGGCCGATTTTATTGGCTGTAAAGACGTTATAGGTGTGCATTATGATACTATGCCGGTTATTAAAATCGATAAGAATGAAGCACTGGAGAAATTTCTTAAAGCCGGCCTTAACTTAAAGCTTCCCGCTATTGGCGATAGCATGGAGCTTTAAAAACTATATGCCAACCGCTCCCTTCGTTTTGAGTCGCAGATACGAAACGCTGTTATTAGTGCGAGGTGCATGAAAAACAAGATATCTCCTATTTATTATCTGAGATAACGAAAAACCTAAAAGAAATAAAACAAGAAAGCCAGGCTGTAATGAGCCTGGCTTTCTTGTCTTAATCTTCTACCTCGGGGGAAGAATCAGGAGGTCTTACATTTTCGACATGGTGTCTTTCTTTGTAGTATCCCTTTTACCTTTCTTCTTCATTTTGCCGTCTTTCTTTTTCTTTTTAGTAGTGTCGGTCTGCATAACGCCAGCTTTTGCCGGGGTAATACCATGTGCAAAAACGGTTCCGAACGAGATTGCCGCTAAGGCAATCATACAACATACTTTTTTCATAACAGCTGCATTAATTTGATTAATAGTTAATTATTAAACAACGCGACTCTCCATATGTTGCTGCATATCAAAACTTTATATTACTGTTCCATTTGGTATGATAGCACGCTTTTTCACAACTACGATACCATCTTGCACAGTATAAGCACCATAATCGCCATCTTCCAGCTTTTCACCGCAGTTAATACACACATCGTTTCCTATATGTGCATTTTTATCGATGATCGCATTTTTAATCTTACACCGGTCGCCAATGCCCATAATAGGCGAATTGCTGGCTTTAAGCTCTTCTATTTGCTCCAGGGTTTGGTAGTTATCGCCACCCATTACATAGCAATTCTCAATATCGGTATCAAAACCTATACGGGTACGTATACCTATAATAGAGCGTTTTATACGGCTGGCGTTAATAATACACCCATCAGAAATAATGGACCTTTCTAACAAAGTGCCCGATATTTTAGATGGTGGCAGCATACGTGCGCGCGTAAAAATATGGCGCTTATCAAACAGGTTAAACTGTGGTATGTCATCCGTTAGGCCCAGGTTGGCTTCAAAGAATGATGGTATAGTACCTATATCCTCCCAATAGCCCTCATACTGATAGCTGGTTACTTTATGCGTTTTGATAGACTGCGGAATGATCTCCTTACCAAAATCAGGGTGCTCATTACCTTGCAAAAGCTCATACAGGGTTTTACGGTTAAAAATGTAGATCCCCATTGAGGCCAGGTAAAAACGCCCCTGCGCTGCCATTTCTTCGCTTACCTCTGATGCCCAGCTTTCGAAATTGCTTTTAGGCTTTTCAATAAAATCAGTGATTTCACTTTCCTCATTGGTTCTTAAGATGCCAAAACCGGGAACATCATTAGCATGCACCGGAATGGTAGCAATAGAAATATCGGCTTTGCTACGGATATGCGACTCAACCATGTCTTTAAAATCCAGTTGGTAGAGCTGGTCGCCAGACAGGATAAGCACATAATCAAATTCATGAACACTTAAATGGTGCAGACTTTGCCTCACGGCATCGGCTGTACCCTGAAACCATCCCACGTTTGAAGGTGTTTGTTCGGCCGCCAATATATCAACAAATGAATCGCTAAAGCTGCTGAAATGGTAGGTGTTCTTAATATGCTTGTTAAGCGATGCCGAGTTAAATTGTGTTAATACAAAAATACGCTCGAAACCCGAGTGTAAACAGTTAGAAATAGGAATATCAACCAAGCGATACTTACCTGCAATAGGTACTGCTGGTTTTGACCGGGTAGCTGTGAGCGGAAATAAGCGTGTTCCCTGGCCCCCGCCAAGCACTATGCTGATTACTTTGGAGTTCATATAATTGGATTTAAGCTTTCATATAATTGGTTGTACTGTTTGGCCGATTGGGTCCAGGAGAAATCAAGGGCCATCATACGTTTACGTAACAAATGCAGGTGTTCATGGTTCTTGTAAAGTTCAATTGCCCGGCGTACCGAGTGGGTAATATCATCTACACTGCTTTGGTTAAAGCAAATACCATAGCCACCTTCGTCACCAAAGTCAACAACTGTGTCAATAAGGCCGCCGGTACGGCGCACTATAGGTACTGTACCATAGCGTAAAGCATACAGCTGGTTAAGCCCGCAAGGCTCCACCCGCGACGGCATCAGCAAAAAATCACTGCCGGCATAAATGAGGTGCGCCAGGGCTTCATTATAACCTATGTAAGTTTTATAACTATCCGGAAACTGCTCATTTAATTGTACCAATGCCGCCTCGGTATCTTTATCACCTGCGCCTAAAACCAGCACATTTAAATCGCCTGCATGTTCGCGCAGGCTTTGGGTTAAGGCCTGGGGCAATAAATCTGCACCCTTTTCAATTACCAAACGGCCAATAAAAGATACCAGAGGTTTATTCACATCAAGGCCAAAGCGTTCACATAAAGCTTGCTTGTTGGCCAGTTTGCCTGCATCGGGCTCTTTAGCATCAATAGGCCCGGCAATCATAGGGTCGGCTACAGGGTTCCATACTTCAGTATCAATCCCGTTAATAATGCCCATGCCTTTTGCCCCTTCGATGTAAAACAAGTACTCCAGCCCGTTTGAGTTGATAGAAAGCTCGTGCAGGTAACTGGGCGAAACGGCAGTATACTTATCGCAACATTTAATGGCGCAGGCCAGCGGGTTGATACCGCCTCCCCAGTCCAGCAAACCGGCATAAGCCATGTCAACCTCGGGCAGATAGTCAAATTTATCGTACCCAAAAGCGCCGTGATACTGCCCGTTATGTATAGTAAATACCGTAGTGGTTTTAGCCAGGCGCTTGTAAAGGGCCGAGTGTTGTAATAAAAACGGAATAAGGCCAACGTGATGATCGTGGCAATGAATCACGTCAGGCTTTTGCTGCGACCAGTTGATCCAGTCTAAAAAGGCCAGCTGAAAGGCAATAAATTGTTCGCGTTCATCGGGATAGCTATACACCTCAGGGCGATCAAGCAGCCCGGGCATATAAATCAAAAAAAGTTCGAAACCGAGCTTATTGGTTCGTTCTTTCCAAATCTCAAACTCGTAACGTTTAGCGCCCAGCAGGTTCGACGCTTCAAATACTACATCAAACTCGCTCTCTTGCACAAACTTACGGTCGTAATAAGGCAATACTACAGCGGCTTGTAAACCAGCCTCATTTTGGTACTTAGGCAAGGCGCCCACAACATCAGCCAATCCGCCAACCTTGGCTACAGGATAGCACTCTGCCGCTAAGTGATAAACTTTCATTTTATAGGTATAATTGCCTCCAATGTAAGCAAAAGTTTGCTTACCAAAATACAACCTGTAAGTAATAAATGTGTTTTGACAAAACTGCTATTTATTGTGTGATATACCGGGCTTAGTGTACGCAGATTTAATACAGTTAGTGCGTAATCAGGCCCTTTTGCATCTTGTATCCACAGTAGCAGCATTTTATAAACAATATTAAACTTACAGGTGTTATAACCCTACATTAAATTGAAGATACTATGCAATGGATGGGCAGACGCGAAAGCAGTAACGCAGAAGAAGGCAGCGGCCGTGGTGGTGGCCTGGCCATAGGTGGCGGTATAGTTGGCATTATTGGTGCCATCATATACATGTTTACAGGCGTAAACGTGTCGCAGATAATTCCGAACACAGGCGGTGGGCAGCAACAGGAGCAAACCAACACACGCTTAACCGAGTCAAAAAGTAAAGAACAAAGTTTTGCCCGCGTGGTGCTGGCCGATACGGAAGACACCTGGAACCAGCTTTTCCGTGAAATGGGCGGCACTTATAAAGAACCCACTATACACTTTTTTGAAGAAGGTGTAAATACCGAAGGCTGCGGTGTTGCCGGATCGGCAACCGGCCCGTTCTATTGCCCCGCCGACCAAAAAGTGTATTTGGATTTATCTTTCTTTCAGGAATTGGAGCAGCGCTTTGGCGCAGCCGGTGATTTTGCCCGCGCGTATGTAATAGCGCATGAAGTTGGCCACCATGTGCAGAAATTATTGGGTGTATCAGATAAAATGGACCAGGCCAGGCAGCAGCTGAGCGAGGAACAATACAACAAGCTATCGGTAAAGCTGGAATTACAGGCCGACTTTTATGCAGGCGTGTGGGCTTATTACGAAAAAAAACGCGGGCTGCTGGAAACCGGCGACATTGAGGAGGCCCTCAATGCGGCCAATGCCATTGGCGACGACCGTCTTACTCAAGGCCGCGTATCGCCCGACTCGTTTACACACGGCACCAGCGCCCAGCGCATGTACTGGTTTAAAAAAGGTTTCGAAACAGGCGATGTAAAACAAGGCAACACCTTTGCCAGTGCAGATTTGGAGTAGGTTGATTAAGCTAAAATTCATTAATGTTACTTACCTTAGCTGTCAACACGCATTATGAATTTTAAGCCTTTATTGTACATTTTACTTTCTGTAATTGTTCTTTCTTCCTGTAAAAGCCGTAAGCCGGTTATTGTAGTTAACAATAGCCAAAAGGTTTATAAAAGCCAGATGGACAGCCTGCTGGATTTAACCAAGGCAATGGATACTGTAGCCCTGGCGGATAGCGCCGGCCATCCTATTCCATCGCAGTTTGTGGCTACCGTAAACTTTAACTTACGCAAGCCCAACTATGTAATTATACATCATACAGCCCAGGATTCTACACAGCAAACGCTCCATACCTTTACCCTGGCCCGCACCCAGGTTAGCGCACACTACGTTGTAGGGCGCGATGGCAAGGTGATTCATATGCTGAACGATTACCTGCGCTCGTGGCATGCCGGCGTGGGCAAGTGGGGTAGTATTACCGATATGAACAGCTGTTCGATAGGTATTGAACTTGATAATAATGGCCTTGAACCCTTTCAGGATGCACAGATTAAAAGCCTGCTTTCGCTGCTGACTTATTTAAAAAAGACATACAATATTCCCACTGCTAACTTTCTTGGCCATTCGGATATTGCCATTCCACGCAAAACCGACCCGAGCGCATATTTCCCATGGAAAACGCTTGCTCAAAACGGCTTTGGCTTTTGGAGTGATGACGTTTTGGAACTGGCTCCCGAAAACTTTGATTACGTAAGCGCCCTGCGTATTATTGGTTATGACACCCAAAAACTGCCAGGAGCCATTACTGCATTTAAACTCCATTTTATTCAAACCGACGTAAAGCCTCAACTTACACAGTTGGATTTAAACGTGCTTTATAATGTTTACAAAAAGTATTGAAATTATCTATGCCTTGATATTGCCATTAAGTATTTGCAGGAAGGTCCCTTGTATGGAAGTGTTTAATAACTTTTGCTCGAGTGAAAAATAAGGCTTTTAAGGCACTATATAAAACAAGAAAAGCCGCTTCACTGAAGCGGCTTTTCTTGTTTATGCTTAATACTTATTTGGCAATTTCAAACACTGCCCTTACCTGGTAATTCAATTTAATTTTCTTAAAGTCGATGTCTGATTGCACAGCGACATCTGCACTTTTAAAGGACATGTTAGAAAACACTTGTCTGCCCATAGGCTCGTTATCTATCTCCTGAATTTCAATTGCACCGCCCAGTCTTTCGCCTATGCTGGTGAGCAGGTAAGTCGCTTTTTCGCGGGCAGCCTGCAAGGCTTTAATCTTCAGGTCGCGGCGCAAGTCCGCTTGTTTCGAATACTCATAACTATCAATACCGGTCGACTGGATGCCTTTGTCATCAACCCTACTTAAGATAGTATTAATGCTGTTCAGGTCGCGCAGCTTAATGCGATACTGTTTGCTGGCCAAAAAATCGGGGTTCTTCTTTTTGTCAATGATGATATTATATGCAGCAATGTTATTTACAGTGAAATCATCCTTAGCAATGCCAGCCTCTGTAACGGCTTTTTGCAGCTGTTTTTCAAGCGTGCTGATGTCCACCTTATTTTTACCGTTCATGTATTCCTTAAGTGCTATAGATACATAAATAATATCGGGGGTAACTTCTTGTTCGGCGCTGCCCATTACCTCAATTTTGCGGCGCAGATCGGTAGTTTGTGCAAACGAAGTAATGGTAATGGTTAATAGAGCGGCTAAAATGAATAGTCTTTTCATAGTTATTATGTGTTAGTTCTGTTGATGTAGACGAAGCCTGCCAAACTAATGTAACAAGCCCGCCTATTTAAATCAATGGACAGTTGGCCGATGAAATAGTTTAGTGAGCTATTGGTCCAAATCAGAATTTTACTGAATTAACGAATAACAGTATTGAATAAGCCGGCAGGTGTGCTTTGTTTCATCTGCACATTTAAGCCTCTACAGCTTATCGATCCGCACCCAGCGCATACCAGCCGCTTCGGCAGCTTGCACACCGGCATTGCCGTCTTCAAACACCAGGCAGTGTTTGGGGGCTACACCCAGCAGTTCGGCCGCTTTCAGGAAAGGGTCGGGGTAGGGTTTGCCGTGCTCAGTTTCGCCGGCACATACTATTACCTCCACCAGGTTGCATATGCCCAATATTTGCAACGTCTTTTCAACTGCTATGCGGCTGCTGCCGCTTACTACGGCAATGCGCACTTGGCCTGCGTGGTTCTTCAAGTGGTTTACCACATAATCTATCGGTTGGGTTTGCTCAATATACTGCTCCAAAAACAGCTTATATTTTTGTTCTTTAAACTCCTGAGGGTCAAAAGAGGTTTGGTAGCGGTGGTTTATTTGTTCTACCACATTCACAATAGGCAGGCCGGCAAACTCGTCAATAATCGCACCGTCTATAGTTACGCCTTTATCAGCTGCTACTTTAATGTAAGTTTCGGTGTGGGCGCCCATGTTATCGGCCAGGGTACCATCGCAATCGTATAAGAACGCTTTGAAATTTTCCTGACTAATTTTAACCAGGGCATCGTATTTCTGTTGGCTGTTTGTTTCCATAACTATAACCACAAAGTTCTTAAAAATATGCGCCTTGTAAAGCCAGTATTAAAGCAACTTTCATAATTACAATTTTCACAATTTCGAACAAATAGCAAATTGTACTTTTAATTGCTGTAAATTCTTTATACGTTTGAAATTTTTGTTGATGTAGCTTCAACAAATTTTTGATCGGATTCCTCTATGCTACGTGTTGACAGCAGCAAACCCTGCCAGCTTATTTATGCACTTGCCCGCCATGAGTACCTCTCGTGGCTGATAGAGCCGCATATTGTTCAGCTTAATCCCAACGGCGAGTTTTCGCTTACACATCAGCGCCTGTTCTCTAACACCGCCCAGGAGTTTAGCAATTGCATAGATGAGACCGACTTGAAGCTCATTAAGCTGCTCGAAGATATGGAGCAGGGGCACATCATTAAAAAATACCATAAAAAGCCCGTGCGCCCGTACGAGTTTTTCAGCAAGGTGTTTAACGATCAGCTTTTCGACGTGATCCGCCCCAAGATTGAAAAGAAAATGGCCGAGGCGCTAAGCCTGATGACCAATAAGAAAATCTTCCTGATGAGCAAGGAGGGCTATCCTGCCGAAAAACAGCTGCACCTGGCACAAGAACCGGCCACCGTTCTTTTCCACTTTAAGCGCGATGAGAACGAGATTCGCTATTACCCTACTATTAAATACCAGGGTATGAAGATCGAGTTTATGTTTAAAGGGGCCGATATTGTATGCAACCAGCCGGGCTGGATGATGCTGGACGACACCCTCTACTACTTTGATAAGGATGTGGAAGGCAAAAAGCTACAGCCCTTTTTAAACAAGCGGTATATTGCCATTCCGCGCAGTGCCGAACAATCTTACTTCGAAAAGTTTGTGGCCCCCCTTATTGAAAAACACCATGTACATGCCGAGGGCTTTACCATTAATACCGAAAAGTATGATGCCCGGCCGGTGGTTAAACCTATTTACGTAGCGGGCGGCACTTCGCAAATACAACTTTACTTTAAATACGCCGGCTATGTATTTCCCTATGGTGATGGGCGGCAAATTTCGGTTAAGATTGACCGTAACGGCGATACATATACATTCCATCGTATTAAGCGTTCTGTTATCTGGGAAAAAAACAAGCTGCAGCAATTGGAGGATATGGGCCTTACCACCTCGTCGTCGCTGTTTCAGAACCTGGAGGTTAAGCATGAAAATGAGGAGGCCGACCGCTCATTCTCGGTGTTCGACTGGCTCAACCAGCACCATAATCAGTTGGTGGCAGCAGGGTTTGAAATTGAGCAACCCGAGGGTCAGAAACGCTACCTGTTTGGCAGCAGCAAGATTGATTTGCAGGTAAAAGAAAACAACGATTGGTTTGACATTCATGCCATTGTACACTTTGGGCCATACCAAATTCCGTTTATGTATCTGCGTAATCATATCCTTAACCGCAAAAAAGAATTTGTACTCCCTAGCGGCGAGATAGCGGTGATACCCGAAGAATGGTTTTCGCAGTATGGCAACCTGCTTAATTTCTCGGAAGGAAACAAGGACCTTAAACTACGTAAACACCATATAGGCCTCATTAATGATTTGGCCGAAGGCGAGTTGGCCAGCATTACCATTAACCGTAAACTACAAAAGCTAACCGACTTTGACGAGCTGGAAGATGTTGATCCGCCGGTAAACTTTGCAGGCAGCTTACGTCCGTATCAAAAGGCAGGCTATAACTGGTTCCACTTTTTAAAAGATTACCACTTTGGCGGCTGCCTGGCCGATGATATGGGCTTGGGTAAAACCATACAAACGCTTGCCCTGCTACAAAAAAACAAGGAGGATGCCGAGGCTATTGGCGCAACCAGTACATCGCTGCTCATTATGCCTACCTCGTTAATTTATAACTGGATAAATGAGGCTGCCAAGTTTACGCCTTCGTTACGCATGATGGTGCATACCGGCGCATTTCGCTATAAATCGCCTGATGTATTTGGCAAGTATGATGTGGTGGTTACCACGTACGGCATCAGCCGCATTGATGTGGAACTGTTCAAAGCTTTCTTTTTCGATTATGTAATATTGGATGAAAGTCAGAACATCAAAAACCCTTCGTCCAAATCATACCAGGCGGTTAAGCAGCTTAAATCACGCCACAAACTCATCCTGAGCGGCACACCCGTTGAAAATACAGTGAACGATCTGTGGACGCAAATGTCGTTCATTAACCCAGGCTTGTTGGGTAACCAGCAGTTCTTTTTAAACGAGTTTGTAACGCCTATTGAAAAAAAGAAGGATGAGGACAAAGCCCATCGTTTACAGGCGCTTATTAAACCCTTCGTATTGCGTCGCACCAAAGAGCAGGTAGCCACCGAGCTGCCGCCCAAAACCGAGCAGCTGTTTTATTGCCAAATGAGCGATGAACAGAGCGCAGTATACGAAAAGGTAAAATCTGAATACCGCAACGAATTGCTGCAAAGCCTGGAGGATGGCACCTTTGCACAAACACAAATACAGGTTTTACAAGGCTTGATTAAGCTACGCCAGATAGCCAATCACCCCTCTATGATTGATGAAACTTATGAAGGCGATTCGGGCAAGTTTGAGAACGTGGTACACACACTGGCCAATGTGCTGGATGGAAATCACAAAGTGCTTATCTTCTCGCAGTTTGTAAAGCAGCTCAACATATACAGGCAGTATTTCGATCAGCAAAATATTAAGTACACTTACCTGGATGGCAGTACGCAAAACCGGGGTGAGGTAGTTAAACGTTTTCAGCAGGATGCCAAAACGCAGGTTTTCCTCATCTCCATAAAAGCCGGTGGTGTAGGTTTAAACCTTACTGAAGCCGACTACGTGTTTATACTCGACCCGTGGTGGAACCCCGCTGTAGAACAGCAGGCCATTGACCGTACGCACCGCATTGGCCAAACCAAAAACGTGTTCATTTATAAATTCATTACTAAAGATACGGTAGAAGAAAAGATATTGGCCCTGCAGCAACGCAAACTCAGTGTGGCACGTTCGCTCATTACTACGGAGGAAAGCTTTATAAAGTCATTATCGGCTGATGATATAAGGGAGATATTAGGATAAGCAATCATCCATGTATAAACCATCCTTTTAGAATTTGTTGCAATTGCATATATTGGTATCATTAATTCGCCGTTATTTATTTAAGGCACGCAATTACCTTTTCGCTTCTACAGCATGTTAGATATCCATAAGCTACCCAAACAACCCAGTGTAGCCATTTCCTTTTGGAATGTGGGTAGCTTGCTGTATTACTCGAGCGCTCTGTTTATGCTGGAATCTTTCTTTTACTGGAGCAAGTTTAAAGAAGCTTATATTAATGAAGCCATTTTATTAAGCCTGTTTTGGCTTGGCAGCGTCCTTTTTGCCTTTAGCCATATTTTTATGGTGGTGATGGATGGATGGTCGCGCTATCAAAATTACAAGCGTATAAAAGATTACCTTTTTGTGCATGGCTTTACGCCCAAAATTGCCCGCTTGTATAAAGGCTCCAAATGCCAGCGCACCGCGTTTTTAGTAGCTGCCCGCGAGCTGGGTATGCAAGATGAAGTGTTACGCTATTACCGCAGGCTTGGTATTAAATGGTATCACTTTGTGCCGCACTTTATGATAAAAGACCCCTTCTTCCTGTTTAAAAAATATTTTTGGTCGCGCACCTTTCTCGAGAAACGTTACGAGCCTAAGTTTAACTACAGGCAGCTGAGGCCTGAAATTTCGCTATAATGCTTACCGGAAACTTGCTTAGCAAAACCTATGCTTCGGGTAAAGCTTTAGATAACGTATCCATTAAAATGGAGCCCGGGCAGATCTGCGGCTTACTCGGTAGAAACGGTGCTGGCAAAACTACATTGTTCCGTATTTTGTGCGGCCTGGTAAAGCCCGATTCTGGCAGTGTTGATATTACCTCGACCCGGCCCAAGCCCATAGGCGGCATTATTGAAAGGCCAGGCTTATATCCTTACCTCAATGCCTATGATAACGTTCGCATTTTTGCAGGTATACAAAGCGCCCCGGCTCATAAAACCGCAATCGAACAAACGTTAATCAAAGTTGGCTTACCACTTGACCGCAAAGACCCGGTACGCAATTTTTCATTAGGAATGAAACAGCGCCTGGGTATTGGCATTGCCTTGTTGAATAATCCGGAGTATCTTGTGTTAGACGAACCCTTTTCGGGGCTCGACCCAATTGGCGTTGCTTCGCTTATTCATTTGATTCATCAGTTGGCGGCCGATGACGGTATCTCTATCCTGCTTTCATCGCACTTAATGGGAGAGTTGAGCAAGTGCTGTCATTACCTGTATGTAATGGATAGGGGCAGGATGGTAAATGCCGGGCCAACCAACCAGTTAATTAATGATAATATAAAGCACTATAGCCTAACCGGCCCTAACCTTGCAGCCTCACAAGCGCTCAAAAACTACGATGTTAAAATGGGCTTAAACGATGCCCGGGTAGCCTGCAACGCCATGCAAATACCAAAACTGCTTCAGGAAATTTTGGCCGAAGGCATACAGATTACGTCATGTACGCCCGAGCTGTCACTCGAGCAATTAGTAAAACAACCGGCATAATGAGGGCACTATTATCTGCAGAATTTCTGAAGTTGGTTAAGCAAAGTAAAACCTATTATGCCCTGGTTGCTATTTTCGTAATTGAGTTGCTTATTTTCATTACCGCGTACTACCAGGGCAGCGCTATATTGGATTTGCTGCTGAACAATCTCCGGCAGTCCTTTTATTTTGAAGGCACCTTGCTAAACGGTAACCTCATCATGTACATTGTGCTCAACTCCCTCTGGTTTAACGTGCCATTGATACTGATGATCGTTACATCGGGCATTGTAACCGATGAGTACAAGGATAATTCAGTACAAACCGTAATGCTGCAGGCGGTAAAAAAATGGAAATTTATGCTGGCTAAATACATAACGGCCGCTGCCTTTACACTGTTTGTAATTGCTGTTATGATGATGAGCACCTTTGCGCTGGCTTACGCCATTTTTGGCAGCGGCGACCTGGTGGTTTACATTGGCACGCTCAACTTTTTCCCGGCTAAAGAGGCATTTCAGCGTATATGCTGGGCTTTTGCATCGGGCAGTGTGGCTATGGTGTTTTACAGCATTGTAAGTATTACCCTGGCTGTTTGCATTAAGGAAGCCGCTAAAACCTGGATTGCCGCAGCACTGTTCCTCATCATTACCAACTTGCTGCTCAAGGCCGATTTTATACCGGCTCAATTTAATCTCTTTTTTTTCCCTAAACTGATTGATACCTGGCAGCAGCTATTTAATTATGAGGCCGATTGGTTTAAAATAGGACTAAACAACCTGATACTTGTACTGTACAGTGTATTGTTTGCGGCGGTGGGTACGTTAATCTTTCAAAAAAAGGATATTGGATGATGAGGATAGTTTATTGCCTGCTGTTTTTACTAAGCGCCCAAGTTATACGGGCTCAAAAGATAGATGCCGATTTAATACGCATTAAACAACGCATGGATTCGGTTAAGCATTTTTCGGCTACGGTAACGCTCGATCTTGATGTGCCTTTTATACGCATGCCTACCAAAAAAGCGCAGATCAAGTACACCAAAGGCAGCCGCATGAAGTTTTCCTCGCAAGATTTTGTAATGCTCCCTAAAAGAGGTCTTGATTTTTCGATGAACGAGATATTCAAGCACCCTTTTATCACCGTGGACAGGGGACAGGAAAAGCGCAATGGCAAAACGCTGAAAGTAATTAACGTTATACCAACCGATGCCCAATCAGACCTTGTGTTGGTTACCTTGTATATGGATGCCCGGGCCAGCCGCATTATGGAATCGGAGATTAATACCCGTAAGGATGGCTCTTATACTTTGTTGATGCAATACGCTGCGGCCAACAACATCCTTCCTAACTATGTAGAAGCCGCATTTGCCATTGAGCGCCTCAAAATCCCTTTCAACTTTATGGGAAAAGACACCAAAATTGATCGCAAAAAAATGCGCAGCATGGATACTAAGACGGGTAAGATCAAGATGCGGTTGAGCAACTACGATATTAATTTAGGGTA
Protein-coding sequences here:
- a CDS encoding metal-dependent hydrolase; translated protein: MKLTYYGHSTVEIQTGGKTLLFDPFITPNELAKHIDINQLKPDYILISHGHGDHVADLLPIQKNSGAKVICIAEIAAWLGNQGVADAHGMNIGGSFNFDFGRVKMVYALHSSSMPDGSYGGVPAGFVIYAEGKKIYFAGDTALTYDMKLLAEEELSWAILPIGDNYTMGIDDAIKAADFIGCKDVIGVHYDTMPVIKIDKNEALEKFLKAGLNLKLPAIGDSMEL
- a CDS encoding YbaB/EbfC family nucleoid-associated protein encodes the protein MFDKLFEAQQKAGEVKKRLDAITVTGTAEGGKITVSANGNKVLQSIAIDDAFLRDADKEELEELLVIAVNKALEQAENVSQAETAAMTKEMFGDLGSMFGK
- a CDS encoding glucose-1-phosphate adenylyltransferase, with product MNSKVISIVLGGGQGTRLFPLTATRSKPAVPIAGKYRLVDIPISNCLHSGFERIFVLTQFNSASLNKHIKNTYHFSSFSDSFVDILAAEQTPSNVGWFQGTADAVRQSLHHLSVHEFDYVLILSGDQLYQLDFKDMVESHIRSKADISIATIPVHANDVPGFGILRTNEESEITDFIEKPKSNFESWASEVSEEMAAQGRFYLASMGIYIFNRKTLYELLQGNEHPDFGKEIIPQSIKTHKVTSYQYEGYWEDIGTIPSFFEANLGLTDDIPQFNLFDKRHIFTRARMLPPSKISGTLLERSIISDGCIINASRIKRSIIGIRTRIGFDTDIENCYVMGGDNYQTLEQIEELKASNSPIMGIGDRCKIKNAIIDKNAHIGNDVCINCGEKLEDGDYGAYTVQDGIVVVKKRAIIPNGTVI
- a CDS encoding neutral zinc metallopeptidase — its product is MQWMGRRESSNAEEGSGRGGGLAIGGGIVGIIGAIIYMFTGVNVSQIIPNTGGGQQQEQTNTRLTESKSKEQSFARVVLADTEDTWNQLFREMGGTYKEPTIHFFEEGVNTEGCGVAGSATGPFYCPADQKVYLDLSFFQELEQRFGAAGDFARAYVIAHEVGHHVQKLLGVSDKMDQARQQLSEEQYNKLSVKLELQADFYAGVWAYYEKKRGLLETGDIEEALNAANAIGDDRLTQGRVSPDSFTHGTSAQRMYWFKKGFETGDVKQGNTFASADLE
- a CDS encoding glycogen/starch synthase translates to MKVYHLAAECYPVAKVGGLADVVGALPKYQNEAGLQAAVVLPYYDRKFVQESEFDVVFEASNLLGAKRYEFEIWKERTNKLGFELFLIYMPGLLDRPEVYSYPDEREQFIAFQLAFLDWINWSQQKPDVIHCHDHHVGLIPFLLQHSALYKRLAKTTTVFTIHNGQYHGAFGYDKFDYLPEVDMAYAGLLDWGGGINPLACAIKCCDKYTAVSPSYLHELSINSNGLEYLFYIEGAKGMGIINGIDTEVWNPVADPMIAGPIDAKEPDAGKLANKQALCERFGLDVNKPLVSFIGRLVIEKGADLLPQALTQSLREHAGDLNVLVLGAGDKDTEAALVQLNEQFPDSYKTYIGYNEALAHLIYAGSDFLLMPSRVEPCGLNQLYALRYGTVPIVRRTGGLIDTVVDFGDEGGYGICFNQSSVDDITHSVRRAIELYKNHEHLHLLRKRMMALDFSWTQSAKQYNQLYESLNPII
- a CDS encoding N-acetylmuramoyl-L-alanine amidase — its product is MNFKPLLYILLSVIVLSSCKSRKPVIVVNNSQKVYKSQMDSLLDLTKAMDTVALADSAGHPIPSQFVATVNFNLRKPNYVIIHHTAQDSTQQTLHTFTLARTQVSAHYVVGRDGKVIHMLNDYLRSWHAGVGKWGSITDMNSCSIGIELDNNGLEPFQDAQIKSLLSLLTYLKKTYNIPTANFLGHSDIAIPRKTDPSAYFPWKTLAQNGFGFWSDDVLELAPENFDYVSALRIIGYDTQKLPGAITAFKLHFIQTDVKPQLTQLDLNVLYNVYKKY